From Spirochaetales bacterium:
TTCCGCTTTTCCACTGTTTGTGCGACGGGAAGCATCGGGTAGCGTTTCTGCAATCCGGCGAGCCTCGAAATCTGTTTTTCCATAAATAGTCTGTATTCATCGGTTTCACCGTGAAGGGGCCGGTGATTGAAGGCTTTCTTTATTTTTTCCATTTCTTCCATAAAAGCTCGCGCCTCCTCCGAAAAACAGGATTCGCAGAATCTGCTCATGATATAATCCGCCGCACTGCTTGACGGATGACAAAGATCATCCGCATAATAACGGTAATCCCTCAGTTCATCAAGCAGGATTTCATACGAAGGGAAATACCACGAATCGGGGAATTCGGCCAGCTTCCCTATTGAGCAGCGAAGAACCGCCTTGCTCAAGGAATTTTCTTCCGCCCTGTCCCGAAGATGCCGCACGGGACTCAACGTAAGAATGACGATGAGGTGCGGATGCGCCTTTTTGAGCGTCTTCAATGCTTCACCGAGGCGAGAGGTAATCTCCGTGGTGTCTAAGCGTTTCCGTTCAAATAAGGCCGGGGACAGTTTATGGCAGTTGTTCACCACGCGGCCTGTCTCCCGGTTGATATAGGTATACGCGGTACCGAGGGTGAGGACAATAACACCCGCGTTTTCAAGAAACGCCCGGGCTTCCTCTAGACGCCCGTTTATCGTTTCAAGAAAAAGTTGTTTATCCGGCATGCACACCTTCGTGTGAAAGGCGAAATGGCGGAAAAGCCCATGGTGTTCGAAAATCTCATCGTCACCGATAACATGACGGCGACAAAGCATCTCGAGTCCGGAGGCGATCGAAAGGGGATTGTAGATATTGCCGAACGGTGACGTACAACAGCGGAGGGCATGTTTTACGAGATAGTCCGAAAGATATTCCGAAAAACATGAACCGATAAAGAATATTCCCTGTTCCGGTTTTATGGCAAACGGCGGTTTTGCGACAGCGACGGGTGTTATACTTTTTTTCAGGAATTCCCGGGTAACAGGATTCATAAGCCCCCCGATATCAAGATGTCGATCCATTGTCCCACAAGCCGATTACTCTGTCAAGGGAGCGCCGTTTATGAGGCTGCCGGACGTGAACGGGAAAATATTCCGACATGCGATATTACCGGCCGGTTTTTTTATTAAATTCACATTGTACGTTTAACCCGTGGCGTTGTCCCCGGGTGAGCGATCGAGTATTTCCCGGACTTTCTTCGCGAGCATTTCAGGTGAAAAGGGTTTTTGCAAAAAATCGACGCCCCCGGACCTGATACCGTGATCGATGATCGTGTGTTCCGTGTATCCCGAAATATAGAGTATCTTTATTTCAGGGAATATGGCGGAGATTCTTTCGGTGAGGGACGTAACATTCATCTCCGGAAGAATCACATCGGTAATAAGCATATTCACGACGTGAAGCTGTCTTTCGGCGATGATCGAAAGAGCCTCCTGTCCGGAGTGTGTATCGATAACCGTATAACCGAAACCGGAAAGTGTCCGCCGCATCACTTTTCTGAGGCTTTCATCGTCTTCGACAAGAAGCAATGTTTCAAAACCGCCCGCCGTATCGTGTCCTGTAGTTT
This genomic window contains:
- a CDS encoding GSCFA domain-containing protein produces the protein MDRHLDIGGLMNPVTREFLKKSITPVAVAKPPFAIKPEQGIFFIGSCFSEYLSDYLVKHALRCCTSPFGNIYNPLSIASGLEMLCRRHVIGDDEIFEHHGLFRHFAFHTKVCMPDKQLFLETINGRLEEARAFLENAGVIVLTLGTAYTYINRETGRVVNNCHKLSPALFERKRLDTTEITSRLGEALKTLKKAHPHLIVILTLSPVRHLRDRAEENSLSKAVLRCSIGKLAEFPDSWYFPSYEILLDELRDYRYYADDLCHPSSSAADYIMSRFCESCFSEEARAFMEEMEKIKKAFNHRPLHGETDEYRLFMEKQISRLAGLQKRYPMLPVAQTVEKRKESGA